A window of Pomacea canaliculata isolate SZHN2017 linkage group LG3, ASM307304v1, whole genome shotgun sequence contains these coding sequences:
- the LOC112560087 gene encoding uncharacterized protein LOC112560087: MKSKVYCLVCLVLSWPACTCVCEFPENLRGRFISNDNNGTLVFNGTHVLGFTIRSSNINVSTTILECLENEGNRYILRSQNLTSDTSSGVAVSIAFHLLVPDTGRHIGVDLLPRSER; encoded by the exons ATGAAGAGCAAGGTCTACTGTCTCGTCTGCCTTGTCCTCAGCTGGCCGGCCTGTACAT GTGTCTGTGAATTTCCTGAGAACCTTCGAGGGCGATTTATCAGTAACGACAATAACGGCACCCTCGTCTTCAACGGCACGCACGTGCTTGGATTCACAATCCGGTCCAGCAACATCAACGTCAGCACCACAATCCTGGAATGTTTAGAGAATGAAGGAAACCGGTACATCCTTAG AAGTCAGAACCTGACATCAGACACTTCCAGCGGCGTGGCTGTTTCCATTGCTTTTCACCTGCTGGTACCTGACACAGGTAGACACATCGGTGTGGACCTACTACCAAGGTCCGAGAGGTGA
- the LOC112560673 gene encoding uncharacterized protein LOC112560673, with the protein MGTFTLTGGTCSTRYDVCSTRMRERIIVDDPSCLPGTSLQNPTTMDCVYFVSENDASYLMTYDSTRGGFSFTCSAFSTSDQEVYMTHQKDVCDGIKLPTASSSSFILSPDALCPLVEDEEEEEDKADDKEDGRSNIVIPIVIAAVLLVLLAVVVGLLCRKVKTKRQQKKVADGGAGHRSGPSDGASDVNGGLCVKE; encoded by the exons ATGGGAACATTCACACTGACTGGGGGTACATGTTCTACCCGGTATGATGTGTGTTCCACTCGCATGAGGGAAAGAATTATTGTGGATGATCCGTCCTGTCTGCCAGGGACCTCACTTCAGA ATCCCACCACGATGGACTGTGTTTACTTTGTCTCCGAGAACGATGCCTCATACTTGATGACGTATGATTCCACCCGGGGTGGCTTTTCGTTTACCTGCTCT GCGTTTTCTACATCAGACCAGGAGGTGTACATGACACACCAGAAGGACGTCTGTGACGGAATCAAACTTCCCACCGCTTCATCTTCCTCCTTCATTTTGTCTCCAGATG CTTTGTGTC CGCTGGTGGAAgacgaagaagaggaagaagacaaagcAGATGACAAAGAAGATGGAAGAAGTAACATCGTGATCCCCATTGTCATCGCTGCTGTTCTCCTCGTGTTGCTGGCTGTCGTCGTCGGTCTCCTCTGTCGCAAGGTGAAGACCAAGAGGCAGCAGAAGAAGGTTGCAGATGGCGGTGCAGGGCACAGGTCAGGGCCGTCAGATGGCGCTAGTGACGTCAATGGCGGCCTGTGTGTGAAGGAATAG
- the LOC112559823 gene encoding membrane-associated progesterone receptor component 1-like produces the protein MSDSSNEVGGGFFSKLAAELFGSPLNLALLGICGFLIYKIISSRRTSEPSAAKEPELPPLKKQDFTLEQLREYDGKGKEGRILIAVNGKVFDVTKGKRFYGPGGPYGLFSGRDASRALATFSLSEDSLRDEYDDLSDLNSMQMESVREWEMQFTEKYVYIGKLLKPGEQPADYTDTEDEGSDERRQADKKSN, from the exons ATGTCTGACAGTAGCAACGAAGTGGGAGGAGGCTTTTTCTCAAAACTTGCAGCAGAACTGTTTGGTAGTCCACTGAATCTAGCATTATTGGGCATTTGTGGATTTCTTATCTATAAAATCATCTCCAGTCGGCGAACGTCAGAACCGTCAGCTGCGAAAGAACCGGAATTACCACCGTTGAAAAAGCAGGACTTCACGCTGGAACAGCTCCGCGAGTACGACGGCAAAGGAAAAGAAGGTCGCATCTTGATCGCTGTCAATGGAAAAGTGTTTGATGTCACAAAAGGGAAGCGCTTCTATGGACCAG GAGGACCATATGGTTTATTTTCTGGCCGTGATGCTTCTCGGGCCCTTGCAACATTCTCACTCAGTGAGGACTCACTAAGAGATGAATATGATGACCTTAGTGATCTGAACTCTATGCAAATGGAAAGTGTGCGGGAATGGGAGATGCAGTTTACAG AGAAGTATGTGTACATAGGCAAACTGTTGAAACCTGGGGAGCAACCAGCAGATTACACAGACACGGAGGATGAAGGGTCAGATGAGAGGCGGCAGGCTGACAAAAAGTCCAATTAA
- the LOC112559563 gene encoding uncharacterized protein LOC112559563: MYKIYFQKWRHLVTHSERQCLRTVSRLDAVTPWCSTSKQRAGTTLNPAHSPSLYRTGSGTGSTTRTSFSSRSLRWLATICKWDRWNTIISLVQRHRGNTYIIKADAVVKTVQPYLDLYFCWQLTQTSPGAFQVYELTAAEKSGLVAGVRVYTRRAGDPTPDFSAVCSLRSSDETPTYLFEVTSSNATDVDVTSVSAQSCPDAVVAKFSYVHNGAECRDKTSDIDFCVEQTARVNHDLCSAEILFSVGGVLKCIATFSVQGSPVVLLMNTDSSVNDSTSRFACMKLDKVGDITLSTVSEDCKINGSSHTLELTRTGGCTESKDNVPLIVGLVVGIAVLAAGVAAGVVCYKRVSKEEEGEIRHSSAACRH, from the exons atgtacaaaatttattttca aaaatggAGACACTTGGTGACACACAGCGAGCGACAGTGTTTGAGGACTGTGTCTCGTCTCGACGCAGTCACACCTTGGTGCTCAACATCAAAG caacgTGCC GGTACGACCCTGAACCCTGCACATTCACCCAGCCTTTACAGGACAGGTTCTGGTACAGGGTCTACGACAAGAACATCCTTCAGTTCACGCAGTTTGAGATGGTTGGCCACGATCTGCAAGTGGGATCGCTGGAATACAATAATTTCTCTTGTGCAGCGACATCGGGGAAACACATACATCAT TAAAGCAGATGCAGTAGTTAAAACGGTTCAACCCTACCTTGACCTGTACTTCTGCTGGCAGCTCACACAAACCTCACCTGGGGCCTTCCAGGTGTACGAACTGACAG CTGCTGAGAAGTCTGGACTAGTAGCGGGTGTCCGGGTGTACACCAGACGTGCTGGAGATCCCACACCCGACTTCAGTGCCGTGTGTTCCTTGCGCTCGTCTGATGAGACACCTACCTACTTGTTTGAGG TTACCTCCTCAAATGCTACCGAtgttgacgtcacttccgtctcCGCTCAGTCATGCCCAGACGCTGTTGTTGCCAAGTTCTCCTACGTCCACAATGGCGCTGAATGCAGGGACAAGACATCGGACATCGACTTCTGTGTTGAGCAGACTGCACGAGTCAACCACGATCTGTGTTCTGCAGAAATTCTGTTCTCAG TGGGAGGAGTTCTGAAGTGCATTGCAACCTTCAGTGTACAAGGGTCAcctgtggtgctgctgatgaaTACAGACTCGTCTGTGAATGATTCCACATCGCGCTTTGCCTGTATG AAGCTGGACAAAGTCGGGGACATCACACTGTCGACAGTATCTGAAGACTGCAAGATTAACGGATCCAGTCACACACTTGAGCTGACACGAACAG gtGGCTGCA CAGAGAGCAAGGACAATGTCCCATTAATCGTTGGTCTTGTCGTCGGCATCGCTGTCCTGGCTGCGGGGGTTGCTGCTGGTGTTGTCTGCTACAAAAGGGTTTCAAAAGAGGAGGAGGGCGAGATCCGTCACTCCTCAGCTGCCTGCCGCCACTG A
- the LOC112560246 gene encoding uncharacterized protein LOC112560246, with the protein MSYQLYELTALNELPDTLNIRIYTTSNTDPTPDINAVCSLNASEETPTYLFEVSSAQDKDINITSLSSLAQPCPPEVQATYSYVVDGTGCNGSDSDLNFCVDRRTARTDYGLCSSRILFSAGGNLTCIAAFRVSGALVVMLLNQDVSLVTSTSRFACMVNNFVVFSPQSLSKVYLFTSIFCLHPTGK; encoded by the exons ATGTCCTACCAGCTTTACGAGCTGACAG CACTGAACGAGCTTCCCGATACACTGAATATTCGGATATATACCACATCTAATACAGACCCAACACCTGATATTAATGCCGTATGTTCTTTGAATGCTTCTGAAGAGACCCCCACATACCTGTTTGAGG tgtcgtctgctcaggACAAGGACATTAACATCACATCCCTGAGCTCGCTGGCACAGCCGTGTCCACCCGAGGTGCAGGCCACCTACTCCTATGTCGTTGACGGCACGGGGTGCAATGGCAGCGACTCCGATTTGAACTTCTGTGTCGATCGGCGGACAGCGAGAACAGACTATGGCCTGTGCTCCTCCCGTATTCTCTTCTCAG CGGGCGGCAACCTGACGTGTATCGCGGCTTTCAGAGTCAGCGGTGCCCTGGTGGTGATGTTGCTCAACCAAGATGTTTCTCTTGTCACCTCAACATCCCGCTTTGCCTGCATGGTAAacaattttgttgtgttttcacCGCAGAGCCTATCTAAAGTTTACTTGTTTACCTCCATCTTCTGCCTTCACCCGACTGGTAAATAG